A region of Nitrospirota bacterium DNA encodes the following proteins:
- a CDS encoding efflux RND transporter permease subunit — MIAKIIEFSGRNKFIVLLLVGFLCLWGYWSLERTPLDAIPDLSDTQVIIFTEWAGRSPDLVEDQVTYPITSTLLAAPKVQAVRGFSYLGSSFIYVIFEEGTDIYWARSRILEYLQSVRSKLPADVNPVLGPDATSLGWGFSYALIDETGNHDPSQLRSLQDWNIKLAIESVPGVSQVASIGGFVKQYQVHIDPNRLSAYNLSIMNVMEAVRKSNRDVEGRVLEMSGVEYMIRGRGYVKGLQDLELISVGVGPAGTPVYLRDIASVQLGPEMRRGIADLDGKGEVAGGIVVVRFGENVLTVIDRVKEKIEKDIKPSLPKGVKLVTTYDRSDLIIRSIHTLKEEIIKLSVAVSAVCIVFLFHLPSALVVILTLPVAIIISFICMYYLGVTSNIMSLSGIAIAVGAMVDASIIMVENAHKKLEEWENEGRPGSRVDVIIEASKEVGPSLFFSLLVITVGFFPVFTLEAQAGRLFKPLAYTKTFAMLFSAFLAVTLTPVLMTMFIRGKIKPEHDNVIIRFLEKLYKPRVMFSLKHPKLVIVFALLLVAATVYPLMKLGKEFMPPLDEGTLFYMPTTVPGASVSEVSKILRLQDRLLIKIPEVSQVFGKAGRAETATDPAPLEMFETVINLKPESEWRPGMTTEKLKNELNDAVQIPGVANSFTMPIKARLDMLATGIRTPVGVKVLGPDLATIEKISIDIENAVKGVPGTRSAYAERVMTGYFLDIKPKREEIARYGLSIDDVQTVIAAALGGMNLTVTVEGRERYPVHVRYARELQNDIEKLKRIFVPVSLAGSSGMNAEASQKSGIAHIPLGEIADIAIVQGPTSIKSEEGQLANYVYIDFSGRDVGGYVEEAKQSVEKQVKLPAGYSLQWSGEYEYMLKTQERLKTVIPLTLFIIFVLIYLNTKSTVKTTIILLAVPFSLVGSFWLLYFLGYNMSIAVWVGMIALAGLDAETGVVMLLYLDLAYEKWKKDGKLNTEQDLRDAIMFGAVKRIRPKLMTVGVILAGLVPILFSHGAGSDIMKRIAAPMVGGVVTSEILELTIYPAIYLIWKGRKFKKSSSVVSK; from the coding sequence ATGATAGCTAAAATCATAGAATTCAGCGGCAGAAACAAGTTCATTGTTCTGCTTCTTGTCGGGTTTCTCTGTCTCTGGGGATACTGGTCTCTTGAGAGGACTCCGCTTGACGCCATACCTGATCTGAGCGACACGCAGGTGATCATTTTTACTGAGTGGGCAGGCAGGAGTCCTGATCTTGTTGAGGACCAGGTTACTTATCCGATCACCTCTACACTTCTTGCTGCTCCGAAAGTGCAGGCTGTCCGCGGCTTTTCCTATCTCGGCAGTTCTTTCATTTATGTGATCTTCGAAGAAGGGACTGACATCTACTGGGCGAGAAGCCGTATCCTTGAATATCTTCAGTCCGTGCGCTCCAAACTTCCTGCTGATGTGAATCCTGTGCTGGGGCCTGATGCCACAAGCCTTGGGTGGGGTTTTTCCTATGCTCTGATTGATGAGACAGGAAACCATGATCCTTCCCAACTGCGGTCGCTCCAGGATTGGAACATCAAGCTGGCGATAGAGAGTGTTCCCGGCGTATCGCAGGTTGCCAGTATCGGAGGTTTTGTAAAGCAGTACCAGGTGCATATTGACCCTAACCGTCTTTCTGCCTATAACCTATCGATCATGAATGTGATGGAAGCGGTGAGGAAGAGCAACCGTGACGTTGAGGGAAGGGTCCTTGAAATGTCGGGTGTTGAATATATGATCCGGGGCAGGGGTTACGTGAAAGGCCTTCAGGACCTTGAACTGATTTCAGTCGGCGTGGGGCCCGCGGGAACGCCTGTCTATCTGCGTGATATTGCTTCTGTTCAGCTGGGACCGGAGATGAGACGGGGCATTGCTGATCTTGACGGCAAAGGCGAAGTCGCAGGCGGCATTGTGGTTGTCAGGTTCGGTGAAAATGTGCTCACGGTCATCGACCGTGTAAAAGAGAAGATCGAGAAGGATATTAAACCATCCCTGCCTAAGGGTGTTAAGCTTGTCACGACCTATGACCGTTCTGATCTTATCATCAGATCCATACATACCCTGAAAGAGGAGATCATCAAGCTTTCTGTTGCCGTGAGCGCAGTTTGCATCGTTTTTCTCTTCCATCTGCCGAGCGCGCTTGTTGTGATCCTGACTCTTCCTGTTGCGATTATCATCTCTTTTATCTGCATGTATTACCTCGGCGTTACGTCGAACATCATGAGCCTCAGCGGCATTGCGATCGCTGTTGGCGCCATGGTAGACGCCTCGATTATCATGGTGGAGAATGCGCATAAGAAGCTGGAGGAGTGGGAGAACGAGGGCAGACCAGGCAGCAGGGTTGACGTGATCATAGAGGCTTCCAAAGAGGTTGGCCCGTCGCTGTTTTTCTCTCTGTTGGTAATTACGGTCGGCTTTTTTCCGGTCTTCACTCTTGAGGCCCAGGCCGGACGACTTTTCAAACCTCTTGCCTACACCAAAACCTTTGCCATGCTCTTTTCTGCATTTCTTGCAGTCACCCTGACCCCGGTGCTTATGACCATGTTCATCAGGGGGAAGATAAAGCCTGAGCACGATAATGTGATAATCCGGTTTCTCGAAAAACTGTACAAGCCGCGCGTTATGTTTTCTTTGAAACACCCTAAGCTTGTTATAGTTTTTGCGCTGCTGCTCGTTGCAGCGACCGTGTATCCGCTGATGAAACTCGGCAAGGAATTTATGCCGCCCCTTGATGAGGGCACGCTTTTTTATATGCCGACAACAGTGCCGGGTGCTTCGGTCTCTGAGGTATCAAAGATTCTCAGGCTCCAGGACCGCCTGCTGATAAAGATACCGGAGGTGTCGCAGGTCTTTGGAAAGGCAGGCAGGGCTGAGACCGCAACTGATCCTGCACCTCTTGAGATGTTCGAGACGGTCATAAATCTGAAGCCTGAATCAGAGTGGCGGCCCGGAATGACCACTGAAAAACTGAAGAATGAACTGAATGACGCGGTCCAGATTCCGGGTGTTGCGAATTCTTTCACCATGCCTATAAAGGCGAGGCTTGACATGCTTGCAACAGGAATCAGGACGCCTGTGGGCGTAAAGGTTCTTGGGCCGGATCTGGCAACGATCGAAAAGATCTCTATCGATATTGAGAACGCTGTCAAGGGCGTCCCCGGTACTCGCAGCGCGTACGCGGAACGGGTTATGACCGGCTATTTCCTTGACATTAAACCGAAAAGGGAAGAAATTGCACGGTATGGACTGTCCATAGACGATGTGCAAACAGTCATTGCAGCTGCGTTAGGCGGCATGAACCTGACTGTTACGGTTGAAGGCAGGGAACGATATCCTGTGCATGTGCGCTATGCCAGGGAACTGCAGAACGATATTGAGAAGCTCAAACGCATTTTTGTACCGGTATCTCTTGCCGGTTCTTCAGGCATGAATGCAGAGGCATCGCAGAAGTCAGGGATTGCCCATATACCCCTTGGTGAGATTGCGGATATCGCAATTGTGCAGGGACCGACATCGATCAAGAGCGAAGAGGGCCAGCTCGCCAACTATGTGTATATCGACTTTTCCGGCCGCGATGTCGGCGGCTATGTGGAAGAGGCAAAACAGAGCGTCGAAAAGCAGGTGAAGCTTCCTGCAGGTTACAGTCTTCAGTGGAGCGGAGAATATGAATATATGCTCAAGACGCAGGAGCGGCTGAAGACCGTAATCCCGCTCACGCTCTTTATCATCTTTGTGCTTATCTATCTGAATACGAAGTCAACAGTAAAGACCACGATTATTCTGCTCGCAGTGCCGTTCTCCCTTGTCGGGTCTTTCTGGCTGCTCTATTTTCTGGGATATAACATGAGCATTGCTGTCTGGGTCGGCATGATCGCCCTGGCAGGCCTTGATGCTGAGACCGGCGTTGTGATGCTCCTGTACCTTGACCTTGCCTATGAAAAATGGAAAAAAGATGGAAAACTGAACACCGAGCAGGATCTCAGAGATGCCATCATGTTCGGCGCGGTCAAGAGGATCAGACCCAAGCTTATGACAGTCGGCGTCATTCTTGCCGGCCTTGTTCCTATCCTGTTCAGCCACGGCGCAGGCTCTGACATCATGAAGCGCATTGCCGCGCCTATGGTCGGCGGGGTTGTTACTTCTGAGATCCTTGAGCTTACGATCTATCCTGCCATCTATCTGATCTGGAAAGGAAGAAAGTTCAAAAAAAGCTCATCTGTTGTCAGTAAATAG
- a CDS encoding efflux RND transporter periplasmic adaptor subunit, translating to MRKQYLIGLVVAVLALVAVVYAARNGNSSKKGEPKPAAEHQGHDAAKPQTPEEPRQQEPAQEAPSVEIPADKQQMIGLKTVEASVHQLQKLIRTAGRIEYDEKKISTINAKFEGWIEKLHVDFSGRFVKKGEPLAEIYSPELVATQQEFINALKWMRQNTAGEKSSDMKAMLSKDASSLVDAARQRLRFWDISDDQIKTIEETGKPLRTLTLYSPSSGFVVQKMAFRGMRVMPGEKLFDIADLSTVWIVAEIYENELALVKQGQHARISLSYLPGREMNAVIDYVYPALSAETRTAKVRFTLPNPGNLLKPQMFSNVEIAIPLGKKLAVPTEGVLDTGTRQVVYVDKGDGYFEPREVKTGLKVDGLIEILSGLKQGDKIASSAIFLLDSEAQLKGVKPLGGGHKH from the coding sequence ATGAGGAAACAATATCTGATCGGTCTTGTTGTCGCGGTGCTGGCACTCGTTGCCGTAGTATATGCTGCCAGGAACGGAAACAGTTCGAAGAAGGGGGAACCAAAGCCAGCAGCAGAGCACCAGGGACATGATGCAGCGAAGCCGCAGACGCCAGAAGAGCCCCGGCAGCAGGAGCCTGCGCAGGAAGCCCCTTCGGTCGAGATACCGGCTGATAAACAGCAGATGATCGGCCTGAAGACGGTGGAGGCCTCCGTGCATCAGCTTCAGAAGCTAATCAGGACAGCCGGCAGGATCGAGTATGACGAGAAGAAGATCTCGACGATCAATGCGAAGTTTGAGGGGTGGATCGAAAAGCTCCATGTCGATTTCAGTGGACGTTTTGTCAAAAAAGGTGAACCTCTTGCAGAGATCTATAGTCCCGAGCTTGTTGCGACCCAGCAGGAATTCATCAATGCCCTGAAATGGATGCGTCAAAATACGGCGGGCGAAAAAAGCAGCGATATGAAGGCTATGCTGTCAAAGGATGCTTCTTCACTGGTCGATGCTGCCCGTCAGCGTCTCCGGTTCTGGGACATATCGGATGATCAGATTAAGACGATAGAAGAGACCGGTAAACCGCTGAGGACCCTGACCCTGTACAGTCCGTCGAGCGGCTTTGTGGTGCAGAAAATGGCCTTCCGGGGAATGAGGGTCATGCCTGGCGAGAAGCTGTTTGATATTGCGGACCTGAGCACGGTCTGGATCGTGGCTGAGATCTATGAGAACGAACTGGCACTCGTAAAGCAGGGTCAGCATGCAAGAATAAGCCTGAGCTACCTTCCGGGCAGGGAGATGAACGCTGTAATAGATTATGTCTATCCGGCGCTCTCAGCAGAAACAAGAACGGCAAAGGTAAGGTTTACGCTGCCTAATCCCGGCAATCTGCTGAAGCCGCAGATGTTTTCGAATGTAGAGATCGCTATTCCGCTTGGGAAGAAACTTGCCGTACCCACGGAGGGAGTACTCGACACGGGCACACGGCAGGTCGTATATGTTGACAAGGGCGACGGCTATTTTGAACCGAGGGAAGTGAAGACCGGGCTGAAGGTTGACGGCCTGATCGAGATCTTGTCAGGGCTGAAGCAGGGCGATAAAATCGCATCATCGGCCATCTTTCTTCTCGATTCCGAGGCCCAGCTGAAGGGCGTTAAACCTCTCGGCGGCGGACATAAACATTAA
- a CDS encoding TolC family protein, producing the protein MSDRYANPKHRMKGVRSLLALFILFVAASVSFAEDLKLQDLIQEALKNSPEILASDARAQAARYRIPQAGSLPDPMVMFGYQNEGWERYTFGKEPDAQWMFSASQMFPFPGKRSLKEEMARQDAQGVSIVHEAVRLKTIARIRELYFELFLAHKTIDLIRERTVLFSRIEDAALARYSSGMGMQQEVLMAQTEKYMLLEKEEMQKQKVQSLEAMLNTTVGRDVNRPLGRPAEQTLSLPVRSLDELLNKAYDHSPEIRVKQRMVAAAEARVKMAEKEYYPDFTVAGSYFTRGGGQFMDMWSLTTTVNIPLYYRTKQKQAVLEAEAMLAEAKRELEAARLMTASSIRDTYSMSATSERLMDLYKSGLIPKTYQDFEAALAGYSTGKTEAITVINRLKALIDFETLYWVQVTEHEKASARFEAMIGMVETGGIVQ; encoded by the coding sequence GTGTCAGACAGATATGCTAACCCGAAACATCGCATGAAGGGGGTCCGGTCTCTCCTCGCTCTTTTTATTCTTTTTGTTGCCGCTTCCGTTTCATTCGCTGAGGATCTGAAGCTTCAGGACCTTATCCAGGAAGCCTTGAAGAATAGTCCTGAGATCCTTGCGTCTGACGCACGCGCTCAGGCAGCCCGGTATCGCATACCCCAGGCAGGGAGTCTTCCTGATCCCATGGTTATGTTCGGGTATCAGAATGAAGGATGGGAGCGGTATACATTTGGCAAGGAGCCGGATGCCCAGTGGATGTTCTCTGCGTCCCAGATGTTTCCCTTTCCCGGCAAGCGGTCTCTGAAAGAGGAGATGGCGAGGCAGGATGCGCAGGGGGTATCGATAGTTCATGAAGCAGTAAGGCTGAAGACCATCGCACGGATCAGGGAACTCTATTTCGAACTCTTCCTTGCCCATAAAACTATCGATCTCATCAGGGAGCGGACCGTTCTTTTTTCCCGCATTGAGGATGCCGCGCTGGCCCGCTATTCCTCCGGCATGGGTATGCAGCAGGAAGTCCTTATGGCGCAGACCGAGAAATACATGCTTCTCGAAAAAGAAGAGATGCAGAAGCAGAAGGTCCAATCTCTGGAGGCGATGCTCAATACCACGGTTGGAAGGGATGTGAACAGGCCTCTTGGCAGGCCTGCAGAACAGACGTTATCACTTCCGGTCAGGAGTCTTGACGAACTGCTTAATAAGGCCTATGACCATTCTCCCGAGATACGGGTCAAACAGCGGATGGTGGCCGCTGCCGAGGCGAGAGTAAAAATGGCGGAGAAAGAATACTATCCTGACTTTACGGTTGCGGGCAGCTATTTCACCAGGGGAGGCGGTCAGTTCATGGATATGTGGAGCCTGACGACTACGGTAAATATACCGCTCTATTACAGGACTAAACAGAAGCAGGCAGTGCTTGAGGCAGAGGCCATGCTTGCGGAGGCAAAGAGAGAACTTGAGGCAGCGCGTCTCATGACCGCTTCTTCCATCAGGGATACGTATTCCATGTCTGCGACCTCTGAACGGCTGATGGATCTTTATAAGAGCGGTCTTATTCCGAAGACCTATCAGGACTTTGAAGCAGCGCTTGCGGGCTACAGCACGGGGAAGACAGAGGCGATTACGGTCATAAACAGGCTGAAGGCGCTGATCGATTTCGAAACACTGTATTGGGTCCAGGTCACGGAACATGAGAAGGCTTCAGCGAGATTCGAGGCGATGATCGGAATGGTTGAAACAGGGGGGATAGTTCAATGA
- a CDS encoding c-type cytochrome, producing the protein MMKILVVFLFSLFGLVFFVEYVLASEHTHQPHPHKHKQYAKVKNPVPVTEQSIKKGAEFYEKHCVGCHGEGGKGEGNLNLTDDIVIHGDTDGEIFHVITDGAKGTLMKGFGKELTSDIRWHLVNYVKSLKVTAGTGQLPARPGKHIRQADLKGYTLMYHLLDLSERNEMMRKMEGHSVMGMKKVPEQTNHLMVYIQKPDGKIVPGEVAFQLTGPDGKDFRTMTMGMYGGYGADISLKLKGTYMIRTNIIIESGNKVKLDDEFTFQAK; encoded by the coding sequence ATGATGAAGATATTAGTCGTATTCTTATTCTCACTGTTTGGGCTGGTTTTTTTCGTAGAATATGTTCTTGCATCCGAACATACGCACCAGCCGCATCCGCATAAACACAAGCAGTATGCAAAAGTAAAAAATCCTGTGCCTGTGACTGAGCAGTCGATTAAGAAGGGGGCTGAATTTTATGAAAAGCATTGCGTCGGCTGCCATGGAGAGGGAGGCAAGGGAGAGGGAAACCTGAACCTTACGGACGATATAGTCATTCATGGGGATACAGACGGGGAGATATTTCATGTGATAACGGATGGTGCCAAAGGTACGCTGATGAAGGGATTTGGAAAGGAACTGACAAGCGACATACGGTGGCATCTTGTTAATTATGTCAAGAGTCTTAAAGTAACAGCAGGAACAGGGCAATTACCGGCGCGGCCCGGCAAACATATTCGCCAGGCAGACCTCAAGGGGTACACCCTGATGTATCACCTTCTGGATTTGTCTGAACGAAACGAAATGATGAGGAAGATGGAGGGTCATTCGGTCATGGGCATGAAAAAGGTCCCTGAGCAGACAAATCATCTCATGGTCTACATCCAGAAACCTGATGGAAAGATTGTGCCCGGCGAGGTTGCGTTCCAGTTGACAGGTCCCGATGGAAAGGATTTCAGGACAATGACCATGGGCATGTATGGTGGTTATGGCGCTGATATAAGTCTGAAGCTTAAAGGGACGTATATGATCAGGACGAACATCATTATTGAAAGCGGGAATAAGGTCAAACTCGATGATGAGTTTACATTCCAAGCGAAGTGA